The Iamia majanohamensis genome window below encodes:
- a CDS encoding ISL3 family transposase: MRVSKVLKAICGFSREVVVIGVGVISGPRPVLEIHVRSKLRRRGRCGRCGQLGSWFDNGGGARRWRHVDAGFATVELVAVGRRVDCTGCGPTVAAVPWARHDSAFTRAFEDLVVHDAIVGNKAAAAVRYGISWRAVNNACVRLATEALDRVDLLDGVTAIAIDEVKYKKGQRYLTVVCDHATGKVIWAAKGRSRATVGQFFDALGDRADGLEFVTADGAAWIRDVVAVRAPNAIVCLDTFHVIGWAIDALDVVRRQEWNRLRQAGAAGAAKEFKGLRFLLRRNWENLAPGQRAVIDRLARANRRTFRAHQLKEELRDIFALPPTAARWALDQWLAWASRSKLAPFVRLARTIRTYRPSIEATLEWRLTNGIAESNNASIGRIRTNARGFHDPHAFITMIMLDRAGLNPQLPWDHAA, encoded by the coding sequence GTGCGCGTCAGCAAGGTACTCAAGGCGATCTGTGGGTTCTCCCGTGAGGTCGTGGTCATCGGCGTCGGGGTCATCTCCGGGCCCCGTCCGGTGCTGGAGATCCATGTCCGCTCGAAGCTGCGGCGTCGGGGCCGGTGCGGGCGTTGCGGCCAGCTGGGGTCGTGGTTCGACAACGGGGGCGGGGCCCGCCGGTGGCGCCATGTTGATGCCGGGTTCGCGACCGTGGAGCTGGTGGCCGTGGGCCGCCGGGTCGACTGCACCGGGTGCGGGCCGACCGTCGCCGCGGTGCCGTGGGCCCGTCACGACTCGGCGTTCACCCGGGCGTTCGAGGACCTGGTGGTCCACGACGCCATCGTCGGCAACAAGGCGGCCGCTGCGGTCCGCTACGGCATCAGCTGGCGGGCGGTCAACAACGCCTGTGTCCGCCTGGCCACCGAGGCGCTGGATCGGGTCGACCTCCTCGACGGAGTCACCGCGATCGCCATCGACGAGGTCAAGTACAAGAAGGGCCAGCGGTACCTGACCGTCGTCTGCGACCACGCCACCGGCAAGGTGATCTGGGCGGCCAAAGGCCGCTCCCGGGCCACGGTCGGCCAGTTCTTCGATGCCCTCGGCGACCGCGCTGATGGCCTGGAGTTCGTGACCGCCGATGGGGCCGCCTGGATCCGTGACGTCGTGGCCGTCCGAGCCCCGAACGCCATCGTCTGCCTGGACACCTTCCACGTCATCGGCTGGGCCATCGACGCCCTCGACGTGGTCCGCCGCCAGGAATGGAACCGTCTCCGCCAGGCCGGAGCCGCCGGGGCCGCCAAGGAGTTCAAGGGGCTGCGGTTCCTGCTCCGCCGGAACTGGGAGAACCTCGCGCCCGGTCAACGCGCAGTGATCGATCGCCTCGCTCGAGCCAACCGGCGCACCTTCCGGGCTCACCAGCTCAAGGAGGAGCTGCGTGACATCTTCGCCCTGCCACCCACCGCCGCCCGCTGGGCGCTCGACCAGTGGCTGGCCTGGGCGTCACGATCGAAGCTCGCCCCCTTCGTCCGCCTCGCGAGGACGATCCGGACCTACCGGCCCTCCATCGAAGCCACCCTCGAATGGCGGCTCACCAACGGCATCGCCGAGTCCAACAACGCCAGCATCGGCCGCATCCGCACCAACGCCCGCGGCTTCCACGACCCCCACGCCTTCATCACCATGATCATGCTCGACCGCGCCGGCCTCAACCCCCAGCTCCCCTGGGATCACGCCGCATGA